Within the Pseudoxanthomonas sp. YR558 genome, the region CAGTTCGACGTAGCCGATCGAGCCCTTCAGCTGGCGCACGTAAGCAGCCACGCCTTCGTTGCCCTTACCGCCGACGCCGCCCGGCCAGTTGACGCTGGTGCCTTCGCCGACGGTGTCCTTCCACGCCGGACTGACCTTGGACAGGTAGTTGACGAAGTTGAAGGTGGTGCCCGAGCCATCGGAGCGGTGCACGGTGTTGATCTTGCCGGCCGGCAGGGTGACGCCCGGGTTCAGCGCGACGATGGCCGGATCGTTCCAGGTGGTGATCTTGTGCAGGAAGATGTCCGCCAGCACGGTGCCGTTGAGCTTCAGCTGGCCCGGCTGCAGGCCTTCCAGGTTGATGACCGGGACCACGCCGCCGATCACCGACGGAAACTGGCCCAGGCCGGCCTGCGCCAGTTCTTCCGGCGACAGCGGCTTGTCGGACGAGCCGAAGTCGACGGTCGCGGCCTTGATCTGCGCGATGCCGCCGCCGGAACCGATCGACTGGTAGTTGATCTTGGCGCCGGTGGCCTTGTTGTAGTCCGTGGACCAGCGAGCCATCAGCGGATAGATGAAGGAGGCGCCGGCGCCGGTGATTTCGGCCGAGATCTTCTGCGCACCTTCGGTGGGAGCGGCAGCGCCTTCGACGCCCGTGCTCGCGGCCGGGGCATCGGTCTTTCCACCGCAGGCGGCGGTGAAGAGGGCGGTGGCCAGGGCCAGCGTGGCCAGGCGGGCGTTACGGACGTGCATGGGCTCTCCAGACGGGTCGTTTGTGATCCACGCTATGAAATGATGTTTTTGTTACAGGGTGATGACATCGTGGTCTCGCACTGTCATGCGACCGCCATGCCCCTTCGCCCGGGACCAAATAGAAAGCGGGCCCGAAGGCCCGCCGGTTGAGGCTGCGCGGGAGGGAGCGCAGCTTCGGTGCCGGCACGGGGGAGAGACCGTGCCAGCCGTGCAGTTACTTGACGTTCTGCGACCAGTAG harbors:
- the pstS gene encoding phosphate ABC transporter substrate-binding protein PstS, encoding MHVRNARLATLALATALFTAACGGKTDAPAASTGVEGAAAPTEGAQKISAEITGAGASFIYPLMARWSTDYNKATGAKINYQSIGSGGGIAQIKAATVDFGSSDKPLSPEELAQAGLGQFPSVIGGVVPVINLEGLQPGQLKLNGTVLADIFLHKITTWNDPAIVALNPGVTLPAGKINTVHRSDGSGTTFNFVNYLSKVSPAWKDTVGEGTSVNWPGGVGGKGNEGVAAYVRQLKGSIGYVELAYAEQNKMSYASLQNAAGQFVLPTAESFAAAAASADWANAKDFNLVITNAPGEQAWPITATNFILVYKQPKDAAKAKHTLEFFKWAYAQGQAQANELDYVPLPPELVGQIEQYWSTEIKL